From a single Okeanomitos corallinicola TIOX110 genomic region:
- a CDS encoding 4-oxalocrotonate tautomerase family protein produces the protein MPFVTVQIGKGHSLEKKRKLAQAVTDALVSALGTKPEWVTVHIDEFERDNWAVGGVLHSDKHSGRHDQTGR, from the coding sequence ATGCCATTTGTTACTGTCCAAATCGGTAAAGGTCATTCTCTAGAAAAAAAGCGGAAATTAGCACAAGCTGTTACCGATGCTTTAGTTTCTGCACTGGGTACAAAGCCTGAATGGGTAACTGTTCATATTGATGAATTTGAACGGGATAATTGGGCAGTTGGTGGTGTTTTACACTCTGATAAACACAGCGGTAGACATGATCAAACTGGGAGATAA
- the hypD gene encoding hydrogenase formation protein HypD, which translates to MKYVDEFRNPEKAQALTKEIAKLSQQIDKHLKIMEVCGGHTHSIFKYGIEEILPKNIELIHGPGCPVCVMPKGRIDDAIALCQNPNVIFTTFGDAMRVPGSKTSLLQAKAQGADIRMVYSPLDSLKIAKENPNKEIVFFGLGFETTAPSTAFTILQAAAENITNFSLFANHVLVIPALQALLENPDLQLDGFVGPGHVSMVIGTEPYEFIAQKYHKPIVVSGFEPLDIFQSIWMLLKQIVENRCEVENQYNRLVEKSGNQNAIQAMNQVFTPREKFAWRGLGEIPNSGFQIRKEYAQFDAEAKFHLPNLTVPDHKACQCGEILKGVVKPWECKVFGTACTPENPIGACMVSSEGACAAYYKYGRLSTMAKKATKQTKEPISL; encoded by the coding sequence ATGAAATATGTAGACGAATTTCGCAACCCAGAAAAAGCCCAAGCCTTAACAAAAGAAATCGCCAAACTCAGCCAACAAATAGACAAACATCTCAAAATAATGGAAGTATGCGGAGGACATACCCATTCAATTTTTAAATACGGCATCGAAGAAATATTACCCAAAAACATCGAACTCATACATGGGCCTGGTTGTCCAGTATGCGTCATGCCTAAAGGTAGAATAGACGATGCGATCGCCCTTTGTCAAAACCCCAACGTCATCTTCACCACCTTTGGTGACGCAATGCGCGTACCCGGTTCAAAAACCAGCTTATTACAAGCAAAAGCCCAAGGTGCAGATATTAGAATGGTTTACTCACCCTTAGATAGCCTGAAAATTGCCAAAGAAAACCCCAATAAAGAGATAGTATTCTTCGGTTTAGGCTTTGAAACCACCGCCCCCAGCACCGCTTTTACCATCCTCCAAGCAGCCGCAGAAAACATTACTAATTTCAGTTTATTTGCCAATCACGTATTAGTAATTCCCGCCTTACAAGCATTATTAGAAAATCCCGATTTACAACTAGATGGTTTTGTTGGGCCCGGTCATGTCAGCATGGTCATAGGAACAGAACCTTACGAATTTATCGCTCAAAAATATCATAAACCCATCGTTGTTTCTGGATTTGAACCATTAGATATATTCCAATCAATTTGGATGTTATTAAAACAAATAGTTGAAAATCGCTGTGAAGTCGAAAATCAATATAATCGTTTAGTTGAAAAATCAGGAAATCAAAACGCCATCCAAGCCATGAACCAAGTTTTTACACCCCGTGAAAAATTTGCATGGCGCGGTTTAGGAGAAATCCCCAATTCTGGTTTTCAAATACGTAAAGAATACGCCCAATTTGATGCTGAAGCTAAATTTCATCTTCCTAATTTAACAGTTCCAGATCATAAAGCCTGTCAATGCGGAGAAATTCTCAAAGGAGTTGTCAAACCTTGGGAATGTAAAGTATTTGGTACAGCTTGCACACCAGAAAATCCCATTGGTGCTTGTATGGTTTCTTCCGAAGGTGCTTGTGCAGCATATTATAAATATGGCAGACTTTCTACAATGGCAAAAAAAGCTACAAAACAAACAAAAGAACCTATTTCTCTGTGA